A genome region from Manis pentadactyla isolate mManPen7 chromosome 5, mManPen7.hap1, whole genome shotgun sequence includes the following:
- the NKX2-4 gene encoding homeobox protein Nkx-2.4 — protein sequence MSLSPKHTTPFSVSDILSPIEETYKKFGSAMDGAPPGLGAPLGAAATAYRAPPLGSSSQAAAAGMQPPHGMAGHNAAAAAAAAAAAAAATYHMPPGVSQFPHGAMGGYCNGGLGNVGELPAYTDGMRGGAAAAATGWYGANPDPRYSSISRFMGPSAGVNVAGMGSLTGIADAAKSLAPLHVAAAAAPRRKRRVLFSQAQVYELERRFKQQKYLSAPEREHLASMIHLTPTQVKIWFQNHRYKMKRQAKDKAAQQLQQEGGLGPPPPPPSPRRVAVPVLVKDGKPCQNGAGTQTPGPQPAAPTPAPELEELSPSPPALHGPGGGLTALDAAAGDYGSGVLGANLLYGRTW from the exons ATGTCGTTGAGCCCCAAGCACACGACGCCCTTCTCCGTGTCCGACATCCTGAGCCCCATCGAGGAGACCTACAAGAAGTTCGGTAGCGCTATGGACGGCGCGCCGCCCGGGTTGGGGGCGCCCCTGGGGGCCGCGGCCACCGCCTACCGCGCGCCGCCTCTCGGCTCTTCCTCGCAGGCGGCCGCGGCGGGCATGCAGCCACCTCACGGTATGGCGGGCCACaacgcggcggcggcggcggcggcggcggcggcagcggcggccgcCACCTACCACATGCCGCCGGGCGTCTCGCAGTTCCCGCACGGCGCCATGGGCGGCTACTGCAACGGCGGCCTGGGCAACGTGGGCGAGCTGCCCGCCTACACGGACGGCATGCGGGGCGGCGCGGCTGCCGCGGCCACCGGATGGTACGGCGCCAACCCGGACCCGCGCTACTCGTCAA TCTCTAGGTTCATGGGGCCGTCGGCAGGCGTGAACGTGGCCGGCATGGGGTCGCTGACGGGGATCGCGGACGCCGCCAAGTCGCTGGCGCCGCTGCACGTAGCAGCGGCCGCGGCGCCGCGAAGGAAGCGCCGCGTGCTCTTCTCGCAGGCTCAGGTCTACGAGCTGGAGCGGCGCTTCAAGCAGCAGAAGTACCTGTCGGCGCCTGAGCGCGAGCACCTGGCTAGTATGATCCACCTGACGCCGACGCAGGTGAAGATCTGGTTCCAGAACCATCGCTACAAGATGAAGCGGCAGGCCAAGGACAAGGCAGCGCAGCAGCTGCAGCAGGAGGGCGGCCTGGgcccgccgcccccgcccccgtcCCCGCGccgcgtggcggtgcccgtgctGGTTAAGGACGGCAAGCCCTGCCAGAACGGCGCGGGCACGCAGACGCCCGGCCCGCAACCGGCCGCCCCGACGCCCGCGCCCGAGCTCGAGGAGCTGTCTCCCAGCCCGCCCGCGCTGCATGGCCCGGGGGGCGGCCTGACGGCCCTGGACGCGGCCGCGGGGGACTACGGCAGCGGGGTGCTCGGCGCCAACCTGCTCTACGGCAGGACGTGGTGA